GTACGCGAGTTCGTGTTCGGCAAGCGCCTGGCCGGTCTTGCCGCCGCGCTGATGGAGGTGGACGGCGTGCGGCTGTACCACGACCAGTCGCTGTACAAGGAGCCGGCCGGCGGGATCACGCCCGCACACGCCGACCAGTATTATTGGCCGCTCGACAGCGATCGCACCATCACCGCATGGGTGCCGCTGCAGGCGGTGCCGCAGGACATGGGGCCGCTGGCGTTCTTTGCCGGCAGCCAGCACGTGGAGTTCGGCCGCGACCTCGGCATCTCGGACGAGAGCGAGCACGCGATCACCGCCAACATGGAGGCGCAGGGCTTTCGCGTGGTGGACGAGCCGTTCGATCTGGGCGAGGTGAGTTTCCACTCCGGCTGGACCTTCCATCGCGCCGGCCCCAACCGCTCCGCGCAGCCGCGTTCGGTGATGACGGTGATCTACATGGATCGCGACATGCGCCTGAAGGCGCCGGACAACCACATGCAGCAGGCCGACTGGGAACGCTGGTGCACGGGCGCGGTGGTCGGCGAGGTGATCGACACGCCGAAGAATCCCCTGCTTTTTGAGAGCAGGCTGTTTGAGGACAAGGTGCCCGCATGACGGCCGGCGTTGTCCGCGGCAGCGCGCTCGTCGCCGACGGCGAGAGCCACTTCAGCCTGGAGACCATCGAGGTCGATCCGCCCGCCGCGGGCGAGGTGCGCGTGGCGATCGCGGCGGCCGGCGTCTGCCACACCGACCATGCCTCGCTGCGCTGGCCCGGCCCGCTGGTGCTTGGCCACGAGGGCGCCGGCCACATCGAGGCCATCGGCGCCGACGTGGAAGGCCTCGAGATCGGCCAGCCCGTGCTGCTGAACTGGGCCATCCCCTGCGGCCATTGCTTCCAGTGCGAGCGCGGCGCGGCGCCGCTGTGCGAGCGCACCCACGAACTCGATGTGCCGCATCTGGGCAACAGCCGCGCGCACGCCGGCGCCACGCGCTGGCGCGGCCAGCCGATCGAACGCTCCTTCCACCTCGGCACCTTCGCCAGCCACACCGTGGTGCGCGCCGAGGCAGTGACGCCGCTGCCGCCGGAGCTGCCGCTCGATGCAGCCTGCATCCTCGGCTGCGCGGTGATGACCGGGGTGGGTTCGGTGGTGAACGCCGCCGCCATGGCAGCCGGCGACACGGTGGCGGTGCTCGGCTGCGGCGGCGTGGGGTTGAACGTGGTGCAGGGCGCGCGTATCGCCGGCGCGCGCACCATCATCGCCATCGACCACGTCCCTGCCCGGCTGCAACGCGCACGCGAGCTGGGCGCCACCCACACGCTGGCGCCGCACGCGCACGACGACGATTACGTGCAACTCGTCGCCGAGGTGCGCGCGCTCACCGACGGCCGCGGCGCCGACCACGCCTTCGAAGCCACCGGCGTGCCCGCGCTGGCCTTCCTGCCCCTGCGGCTCGCACGCAACGGCGGCAACGCACTGCAGGTGAGCGGCGCGCACGGCCCCGCCACGATGGAACTCACCGACCTGTTCTGGAACAAGCGCTACCTGGCGCCGTTGTACGGCGGCTGCGTGCCTTCGCGCGACTTTCCGCGGTTGTTCAGCTGGATCGCCGAGGGCAAGCTGGAACTCGCCTCGCTGATCAGCCACCGCTATCCGATGGAAGCGCTCGATCGCGCCTTCGACGACATGCTGGCCGGACGCAGCACCAAGGGCGTACTGCGCATCGCATGAACGACGACATCTTCCGCACCATCGAGGTTTCCGACCCCGCCATCGCGGCGGACGGCCTGACCTTCGTCACCGTCAAGAGCCCCGCGCTGGGCCGGCGCGCCGACATCACCCTGTTCGTGCCGCCCTCGGCGCGCGGCGTGGCGAACCTGCCGATCGTGATGCTGCTGCACGGCGTGTACGGCTCGCACTGGGCGTGGGCGCTGAAGGGTGCGGCACACCTCACTGCCGCGCGGCTGATCGACGAAGGCGCGCTGCCGCCGGTAGTCCTGGTCATGCCTTCCGACGGGCTGTGCGGCGACGGCTCCGGCTATGTGGCGCATGCCGGTCACGACGCCGAACGCTGGATCATCGACGAGGTGCCCGCGCTGGCGTGCGAGCTCGTCGCCGGCTGCACCGTGCGCTCGCCGCTGCTGGTGGCCGGCCTCAGCATGGGCGGCTTCGGCGCGCTGCGGCTGGCCGGCAAGTATCCGCAACGCCTCGCCGCCGCCGCGGCGCTGTCGGCCGTGACGGAAGTCGCGCAGCTCGATGCGCTGATCGAGGAGAAGCGCGACGGCTGGAGCGCCGCGCCCGCCGACCGCAGCGTGCTGGCCGCGCTGACCGGAGCAACCAGCACCCTGCCGCCGTTGCGCATCGACTGCGGCCTCGACGACCCGTACCTGGAAACCAACCGCGACCTGCACCGCGCCCTCACGCACGCCGGCATCGCGCACCACTACGCCGAAAGCGCAGGCGGCCACGACTGGCCCTACTGGTCCACCACGCTGGAAAGCACGCTGCGCTTCTTCGGCGACGTGCTGCACACCACGGGAGACGATCCATGACACTCGCACGCTCGCTGTTCGCCATCCTCGCCGTCGCCGTGCTGGCCGGCATGGCCTCGCCGCCGGCACGCGCCGCGGCGCCGGCGGACGTCCAGTCGCAGAGCCAGGTGTTCTACCAGATCTTCTACCGCAGCTTTCGCGATTCCAGCGGCGACCGCATCGGCGACCTCAAGGGGCTGACCGCGAAGCTCGGCTACATCAGGCAACTCGGCGCCACCACCGTGCTGCTCACGCCGCTGCAGCCCTCGCCGTACTACCACAACTATTTCGCCACCACGTTCAAGGCGATCGACCCGGCCTACGGCACGATGGACGACTACTTCGCCTTCGTCCGCGCCGCGCATGCGCTGGGCCTGAAGGTGTATCTCGACCAGGAGTTCCAGTACGTCGCCGAGGGCCACCCGTGGTGGCACGACTCGATCTGCAAGCCGCAGGCGAAGTACGCCGATTACCTCCTGTGGACAGACCAGCAGCACTGCGTGGCCGAGCCCTTCCTCGGCAAGACCAAGTGGGCCGGCTACGACGGCCGCGACATCGGCATCGCGATGGTGAACCTCGAAAACCCCGCGGTGCGCGACTACTTCCGTGACCTGCTGCTGTACTGGGCCGACCCGCACGGCGACGGCAGCGGCCGCGACGGCGTGGACGGCTTCCGCATCGACCACATGATGGACGACCTCGACCACAAGGGCCTGGACACGAACCTGTTCGACGGCTTCTGGCAACCGGTCTTCCACGCGTTGAAGGCGCGCCGCCCCGCACTGCGCATCCTCGCCGAGCAGGCCGACTGGGGCTACGGCGAGAAGTGGCTGACCAGGGGCCGCGCCGACATGGTGTTCGCCTTCCCGCTGCGCGGCGCGCTGGTGTCGCTGAACAAGGCGACCATCGTGGAGAACATCCGCGCCACCGACGCCGCCACGCCGGCAGGCAAGCGCCAGCTGATCTTCCTGGAGAACCACGACATCGACCGCTACATGTCCGAGGTGCACGGCGATCCCGCGAAAGCGCGCGCTGGTGCCGCCATCGCGCTGATGCTCAAGGGCGACCCGCTGATCTACTACGGGCAGGAACTGGGCATGCGCGGCGTGCAGCCGAAGAACCTCGGCAAGTCCGGCGGCATTCCGCTCACCGACGCCGTGGGCATCCCGGTGCGCGAGGCGTTCCGCTGGGACGCGAACCTGGAAGCCCCGGGTTCGGCCATCTGGTACCGCGGCGACCAGTGGTTCTGGAAGGATCGCTTCAACCGCTCGCACGACGGTGTCTCGCTGCAGGAAGAGCAGGCCCGGCCGGATTCGCTCTACCACTGGTACAAACAGCTGCTCGCGCTGCGCCACGCGCGGCCGGAAATCTCCACCGGCAGCCAGCGCATTCTGTGCGACGACGACAGTGCGGTGCTGTGCATCCTGCGCGGGGAAGGTGCGCAGCGGACGTTGTTGCTGGTGAACCTGGGCAAGGTCGACGCGAAGCCGCGACTCGATCCGGAACTCGTCGGCGGCAACGCCTGGGGCGACCTTCTGGACAACGACGCACCCGCCTCGCCCGACGCCACGCTGCATCCGATGCAGGTACGCATCGTGGGTACGCCCGCGCGCTGAGAACTCTCCCCACGGTCATCCTCGCGAAGGCGGGGATCCAGCGTCTTTCGTCTGCCCAGAGAGCTGGAGTCACTGGATTCCGGCCTTCGCCGGAATGACGACGTGAGAGTTCGGCTTGCACGACGGTGCAAGCCCACGCGACGCCCCCAACCACCCAATGGGCGACAATGCCCCCATGGCGCTCCCCCATCTCGATCGCCCCATCTGCGAACCCGTCGAACTGCCGCCGGGCGCGCCGCTGCGCATCGAGCGCGTCCGCCAGGATGCCAGGGCGGCGGCCAGCGAACCGTTCGTGCACTTCCACGACGTGCATGAGCTGGTGCTGTTCGGTCGCGTGGCCGGCCACTTCGACGTCGAGGATCGTCGCTACGCGCTGGTGCCCGGTTGCATCGCCTTCATCCCCTCGATGCACCAGCACGATTTCGCGCTGGACGCCGGGCCGCGCGACTGGGTGCTGCTGCAGATCGAGGCGGCCGCCGGCGAATCGCTGGCGCGGCTGGCCGGACTGGAGCGCCTGCGCGAACCGTTCTGCGCCAGGCCGGGCCGGACCCTCGGCCGACGCCTGCAGCAACTCGCCGGCTGGCTGATCGAGCTCGACGCCCGCGATCCCCTGGTCCTGCCGCTGGCCGAACTGCTGCTGCGCGCGGCGGCACTGGCGCCGCCGGTCGCCGCCGAAAAACTGGCCGCCGATGCGCGCGGCCTGCAGCGCCTGCGCCCGGCCATCGACCGCCTGCGCCGCCGTCCCGCAGACGCACCCGGCGCGGAACAGGCCGCGGCGCTGTGCGCGATGTCGGCCGCCTACTTCAGCCGCCGCTTCAAGCAGCAGGTCGGCATGAGCTGGAGCGACTACGTGCGCACGCACCGCCTGCACCTGGCCAGCCGCCGCCTGCTCGAAACAACGCAGAGCATCGCCACCATCGCAGCGGACCTGGGCTTCGCCACGCCCTCGCACTTCGGCGAGCTGTTCCTGCATCGCCACGGCATGACGCCGGGCGCGTATCGACGCGCGGGGCGCAAGCGGACCGCCACGCCGCGCGGTTGACCCCACGCCCCGTCTGCTTCGCGGGTGGCGCCAGCAGGAAGATCAGCAGCGGGAACCCATCACGAAGGGTCGCCGCAGGTGCGGGATGGACGGCCAAGCGCCGGTCGGTGGCTCAGACCAGGCTGTCATGCGGACGCCCACGCCCGCCATGCTTTTGCGGCACGGCGCAGCAGGGGTCGATCCCGGCGGCGACAGTCACCCTGAGGTCGCCGTCGATGCTCAGGCACTGGTCCGCGATCGTCGCCACGCTGGCCCGGTGCGATACCACGATGAGTATCGTGCGGGGCAATCGGCGCTTCATCGCGGCCAGCACGCGGATCTCGGAGGCGGCGTCGAGCGCGCTGGTGGCTTCGTCGAGCACGGCGAGGAACGGCTGGCGCAGGATCACCTGGGCCAAGAGCAGGCGTTGCAGTTCGCCGCCGGACAATCGGCTCGACGCGCTGTGCAGCGTGGTGTCCAGTCCATCCGGTGAATCGGCCAGCCGCTTGTCGAGGCCGACATCCAGCAGCGCGGCCTGCATCATCTGGTCGCTGGCTTCCGGCGCGGCCCAGTGCAGGCATTCGCGCACCGAGTATTGCCATGGACGCACGCTCTGGCTGACGTAGGCGCCATGCCGCACCCGCTCGCGGTATTCGCCGAAGCCGATGGAATGTCCATCGACCCGTGCCGCGAAAATCCCGGGCAGGCTCATGCCGGCCAGCACGTCGACCAGGCTGCTTTTGCCGATGCCGGAGTCGCCGGAAACCAGGGTCAGCTCGCCGGGCGACAGGCGCAGGTGGCGGACATCGACAGCGGCCAGTGGCGGCGCCAGCTGCATCCGTTCGATGTGCAACGCTGTCCGATCCGCCGGCGCCGATGCCGCTGAAGAACGCACCGCCTCCAGGCTCATGTAGCGCTGCCACAGCTCGAACGCGGGCGCAGCCGAACGCAATTGCTGGAAGCTCTGCCGGGTCGACACCAGGTACGGCAGCAGTCGCCCCAGCAACAGGCAGGCCGCGATCAGCGCGGCCTGATCGACCCCGCGCCAGCGGTAGGCCAGCACGAAGACTGCCGCGATCCCGACCGCCGCCAGCAGCTCCAGCAGCAGTCGCCCGTTGGCGACGAGTTCCAGCTGGCGTCGATAGCCATCGCCAAGTTGGGCGGAGATCGCACCGTAGCTGTGCTTCTCTGCATCCTCGCGCTGGAACGAGCGCACGTGGCGCAGCCGTCGCGGGAAGTCCTCGCTGTGCCAGAACAGGCGCGTCATGTCGGCGACGTACTGGCGACCGACCCGCGACTGTTCGCGACCGAACGCGCGCGAGGCGATCACGCCGAACACGGCAAACAGTGGCGTCGCCAGCATCAGCGGCGGGCAGACCCAGAACGCCGCCGCCAGACTGACCAGCGAAGTGACGCCGGCCACCAGCAGTTGCTGCAGGGCGCTGAAACCCTGGGTGATGATTTCGACGTTGTAGGTGAGCACGTTGGCGATCTCGGCCGAGGTCGAATCCGCCAGCGCATCCAGCCGCGCGTCGAGCAGGCGCGCGTGCACCTGGCGGCGCCGGGTCATGCCGTAACGTGCGGTCAGGCGAGCGCCCAGGCGGGCGGTCGACCAGCGCAGCACGGCGAAGGCGAACGTGGCCGCGGCGAAGATCGCCGCCTGCAACTCCACGCCGCCGCGCGCGGCAAACACGCCGCCGGCGAACGTCAGCGCATGACCCGGCTGCACCAGCGGCACCAACAGCACGGCCGCGAGGCTGCCGGCCAGCGCGCTGGCCAGCGACAGCAGCACGTAGGCCGCGGTTTCCATCGTGTCGACACGCGTGAACGTGCGCACCAGCGAACGCAGCATGTCGAAGCTGCGATCGCGCGCCGGCCGTGCTTCGGCGGACCGCTTCATGCGGGTGCGCCGGCGGCAGGCAGCAGTTGGCGCAAGGCATCGACCGAAGAGCGCGGATGGCGCCCGCGGCGCAGCTCGTGCGCACCCTGCGCGATCAGCTGCTGCTCGAAACGATGCCAGCCGGGCTGGCCGGACGCATACGGCTGATCGGCGCGCAGTCGTGCGGCGATCTCGCGGGCGGGAATCGGCGTGAGCAGGGCGGCGGGATCGTCGGCCAGCTGGCTGGACACGAACACCGCGCCGGCCAGCGCCAGCGGCTGCGGCGCCAGCCGGCCACGGGCCTGCCTCAGGTCGGCCTCGAATTTCTCGACGCCGCTGCGGCGGCGGATGACTGGCGCGCTCGCCACCCAGCGGCGGCTGCGCTCGTCATCGACGAACCGCAGCGCATCGGCCTGCACATGCAGGAAGTTGGCGACGCCGGTGGCCAGCATGCGTTCGGGCTGCACGAAGACGGCATCCTCGGCGAGGAAGTCCAAGCCGAGCAGCAGACTGTGCAGGGCCAGCGTCGACTTGCCCGCGCCACTCGCGCCCAGCAGCAGGACGCCGCGCCCGTCGCGGCCGACGCAGGCGCCGTGCAGCGGCACCAGCCCCAGTCCACGCGTGGCCAGGGTGAACACCGCGAATTCGATGAGCTCGTAGCGCAGGTGGTAGGGGTGCAGCAGCATGTCGTCCGAGGCCACCACCAGCGCCTGCCGCTGCGCGGGGTCGAGCACCACGTAGTTCGCGGCGTCCATCACGCCGCAAATCAGGCCCGCGCCGGACTGCACCTGCACCGGCGGCGGTTCGGCCGTGGGTGATGGAGCCGGCCGCGATACCAGGCGCAGCTCGATGCGGAACGCCGCATCGGCCACCGGCAACCGCTGCGGCGGCAAACCCGCGTAGGCGGCATCGACCAGGGCGAGCAGCGCCTCGCTGCCGCTCTCGAAGCGGAAACGGCCGCCCAGGATCTGTCGCTCCACGCAGGACACGGGACCGCGCCGCTCCTCGAACGGGTCGGCAGGGATGTCGCGGACACCGGCGCAGGGAGTCAGGGTCATCGTCTCGATCAAGGTCCTGGTGGCGCGCCATGGCGTGGCCGCGGCGCTGCACGCAGCGGGCGTCTTCCTGCTGAGTGTCGCCGCGGGCGGCAAAGGTTGTGCCTGTACACCCCTGCGGACTTTTTTGCCGTGCGGGGCAACCGAAGCGGCGCGCTGGCGCACTCACCGGCAGCCAGCGCGGAAGCGGGAGCCGACGCGGCCCATGGCTGCCGTTGCTTCCCACGATGATCGAGGCCTCCAGCAGATGCTCAAGATTCAGGTCGGCCACTCCTACTTTCTGGCTTACGACCCGAAGCAGTGGGAGCGCGGCAAGCCTTATCCGCCGCTCGCCACGATCCAGGTCGCCGCCCTGCTGCGGCAGATGGGGCACCAGGTCGCGCTGTTCGACGCGATGCTGGCCACGGGCGTGGAGGACTACCAGGCCGCGCTGCAGAGCACGCGGCCGGATGTGGTGGTCCTCTACGAGGACAACTTCAACTACCTGACCAAGATGTGCCTGGGCCGCATGCGCGAGGCTGCCTGCCAGATGATCGCCGAAGCCCGCGCCGACGGCGCGCGGGTGATCGTCGCCGGCTCCGACGCATCCGACCACCCGGACGCCTTCCTGGCGGCGGGCGCGGATGCCGTGCTGATCGGCGAAGGCATCGCGGCCCTGATCGAACTGGTCGGGCGGCTGCAGCGCGACCCGGCCATCGACACGCCGCGCTGGGTCGCGGGCATCGCCGGCGTGGCCACGCTGACCAACGGGCAGACACAGCTGACCCGCGTGGGCGTGCTGCCACCGGACCCGCGCCTGATCGGCCATCCCGCCTGGGACCTGGTCGACGTCGAACGCTACCGCGCGATGTGGCTCGAACGGCACGGTTACTTCAGCCTCAACATGGCGGCCTCGCGCGGCTGCCCGTTCCGCTGCAACTGGTGCGCCAAGCCGATCTGGGGCAACCACTACAACCAGCGCAGCGCCAGCGACGTGGCGGCGGAAATGACCTACCTGAAACGGACATTCCAGCCCGACCACATCTGGCTGGCGGACGACATCTTCGGCTTCCGCGTGGACTGGGTCGGCGAATTCGCCGGGCACCTGGCCGACGCCGACGGCTCGGTGCCGTTCACCATCCAGACCCGCGCCGACCTGATCAGCGAGCGGATGGCCGCGGCGCTGGAACACGCCGGTTGCGCCGAGGCATGGATCGGCGCGGAGAGCGGCAGCCAGCGCGTGCTGGACGCGATGAACAAGGGCACCCGCGTGGCCGACCTCATCGCCGCCCGCGCGCGGCTGGGCGAACACGGCATCCGGGTGGGCTTCTTCATCCAGCTCGGCTATCAGGGCGAGCAGCTCGTCGACCTGCTGGCGACCCGCGAGCTGATCACGCAGGCCGTGCCGGACGACATCGGCGTCAGCGTGTCGTATCCGTTGCCGGGCACGAAGTTCTACGAACAGGTCAAGGCCCAGCTCGGCGCGAAGACGCATTGGCAGGACAGCGGCGACTTGGCCATGATGTTCCGCGGCGCCTACGACTCGGACTTCTATCGCCACGTGCGCGACCTGCTGCACGAGCAGGTCGTGTTGCAGCAGTCGAAGGCCGCCCAATCGCCGCCGCAGCATCGCGAGGCCCGCGCGGCGTTCGAGGCGAGATGGGCCGCGCTGATCGCCGACGAGCGCGCACACCGCAGCGAAGACGCCACCGCGCCAGCGCCCGCGACGACACCCGACCATGCCGAACCGGCCCGCCATGCTGCCACCGCTCAACATCGTTAAGGCGGGCCTGCGCCGCACCACCGAAGCGCTCGCCGTGGAGCTGGCGCTGTCGCGGCCGGGCGGCGCCACGCCGCCGTGGAGCGAACTCGAATGGCAGCTGGCCGCGGCGGTTGCCGCCGCGCACGGGGTGTCGCCGCTGCTCAGCCAGTGCTCGACCTGGCAGCGCCCGTCGTGGCGCCGATTCCTCGACAGCCAGCGCGAGCATGTCGAACTGCGCCATCGGCGCATCGTCACCCTGCTGCAACGCATCGACGCCGCCGCGCGCGCCGCCGGGCTGGCCGTCGTGCCGTTGAAGGGTTCCGCCCTGCATGCGCTGGGACTCTACGCGCCGGGCGAACGACCGATGGCGGACATCGACCTGCTGGTGCGCGAAAGCGATGCCGCGGCGACGATCGCCCTGCTGCAGGAGCTCGGCTACGTGGAGTCGTTCGTGCAGTGGAAGCACCGCGTGTTCAAGCCGGCCGAGGGCGCGCCCGTTCCCGGGCTGGGCGAACACCGCGACACGCCGGTCAACATCGAGCTGCACACGCGCATCCAGGAACGGCTGCCGGTCTCCACCGTCGACATCACCGGGCGGATCCATCCGCGCGTGCCGCAAGCGGGCTTGAACGACTACCCGTCGACCGGCGCCCTGATGAGCCACCTGCTGCTGCACGCGGCGGGCAACATCTGCGGTCGCAGCCTGCGCCTGCTGCACCTGCATGACATCTCGCTGCTGGCCACGCGGATGGTCGCCGCTGACTGGGACGTCCTGTGGGAAGCCGCCGAGCCGCCCTGGTGGGCGCTGCCGCCGCTGCGGCTGGTGGCGCGCTACTACAGGAACGCGGTGCCCGACGCGGTCTTCGCCCGACTCGAGCGCGACTGCCCGCGCCTGCTGCGCACGGTCTCGCGGCGCCAGACCCTGACCCGGGTGTCGTGCTCTGAGCTGTGGCTGCATGCGCTGCCCGGCATCGAGTGGTCGCGCTCCGTGGGTGAAGTCGGGCGCTACGTCAGGAACCGGGTGCGACCGACGGAGGAAGCGATCCGGGAACGGGCCGACATGGTGCGGACCCAGTTGTGGCTGCAGGACCAGAGCTGGGTCACCACGAATCATGTGCGGCGCATCCTGACCTGGCTGACCCGGCCGGTGCCGCGGATGGACACCTTGTACGCGGTGCGCGCGGCGCTGGACTCCGCGACGCCGGCACCCTAGGCGCGACCCGTCCATGACCGGGAAGCGAGCCGTGACGGATGCACGACGGTGGGACCTCCGGCTGCGCTGTCCCCGTTGCGGCAACGCCATCGACGCGCTGGACTGTGCGGCTTGCGGATTTTCCATCGCGATGGACGATGGCATCGCCCACGCGCTGCTGCCGGAATCGGCCGCGCGCCTGGCCCGCTTCATCGCGGATTACGAGCGGATCAGGACGTCGGAAGGTCGCGGCAGCGAAAGCGAGGCGTTCTACCTCGCCCTGCCCTACCGCGACACCACGGCAAGGGATCGCGAGCAGTGGCGGATGCGTGCGCGCAGCTACGACTACATCGTGCGGCATCTGCTGGCAGGCAGTCGCGTGCTCGACCTCGGCGCGGGCAACGGCTGGATGAGTTATCGCCTGGCACTGGCCGGGTATCAGCCGGTCGCGGTCGACCTGCTCACCAACGATCGTGACGGGCTGGGCGCGGCCCGCCATTACCGGACGCGGCTGCGGACACTGTTCCCGCGCTTCCAGGCCGAGATGCGCCATCTGCCGTTCGCCGACGCGCAGTTCGACGTCGCGGTGTTCAACGCCTCGTTCCACTACGCCGAAGATGCCGAGGCCTGCCTGCGCGAAGCGCTGCGCTGCGTGAAGGTCGGCGGCATGCTGATCATCGCCGACACGCCGTGGTACGCCCGCGACGAAAGCGGCCGGCAGATGCTGGCCGAGCGCCGCGAATTCTTCCTGCGCCGTCATGGCGTCGCGGCGGACGCGATCGCCAGCCTGGGCTACCTCACCGACGAGCGTCTGCGCCACATGGCGGACGCGTTGTCGATCCGCTGGGAGGTCCATCGCCCGTGGTACGGCCCGCGCTGGGCGCTGCGCCCGCTCATCGCGAAACTTCGCGGCCGCCGCGAGCCTTCAAGGTTTCGGCTCTACGTCGCCCGCAAACCCGGCTGATGCCTGCGCTTCCGTGCACACGTGGCGGTACAGCGCCTCGAACAGTCGCGCGGTGCAGTCGGCGTCCTCCGCCAGCGCCCGGTGCTGCGCGGCCTCGGCCATGCGCTGGCGCCGCGGTTCGTCGGCAAGCAGCGCCCCGATCGCCTCGGCCAGCGCGCCCGCGTCACCGACCGGCACGCTGCACGCCGCCGCGGGCGACCACTCCACGAAGTGTCCGACCGCCGTGCCCACCGCCGGCACGCCGGCCACCGCGGCCTCCAGCAACACCAGCGGGCCGGCCTCGTGCAGCGACGACATCACCAGCAGGTCGGCCGCCTCCATCAGCGGACGCAGTTCGCGTTGCGTCCGGAATCCGAGGAAGTCGACGCAGTGTTCCAGTCCAAGCTGTTCGGCCAGCCGTTGCAGCTCGTCCTGCAAGGTGTCCACGCCGACGATCTCCATGTGGAACGCCAGCCCGGCGTTGCGTAGAACGGCCAGGGCCCGCAGCAGGGTCGGCTGGTCCTTCACCCGGTTGAGGCTGGCGACGTGGATCAGCCGCGCCGGCCCGCCGCGCCGCGCGCGC
This is a stretch of genomic DNA from Rhodanobacter sp. FDAARGOS 1247. It encodes these proteins:
- a CDS encoding glycosyltransferase family 4 protein, whose translation is MKLALVLPGGVDRSGEVRVIPALLALIERLARTHEVHVFALHQEATPGRWELAGASIHNIGSGWTRWRAIAAIRAEHRRAPFDVVQAIFSGSCSLVAVAAARLLRLPSLVHVAGGELVALHAIDYGGRRKWKGRLREACVLRAADVVTAASAPIIDALWALGIEAQRVPLGVDLQAWPPLAPRARRGGPARLIHVASLNRVKDQPTLLRALAVLRNAGLAFHMEIVGVDTLQDELQRLAEQLGLEHCVDFLGFRTQRELRPLMEAADLLVMSSLHEAGPLVLLEAAVAGVPAVGTAVGHFVEWSPAAACSVPVGDAGALAEAIGALLADEPRRQRMAEAAQHRALAEDADCTARLFEALYRHVCTEAQASAGFAGDVEPKP
- a CDS encoding radical SAM protein, yielding MLKIQVGHSYFLAYDPKQWERGKPYPPLATIQVAALLRQMGHQVALFDAMLATGVEDYQAALQSTRPDVVVLYEDNFNYLTKMCLGRMREAACQMIAEARADGARVIVAGSDASDHPDAFLAAGADAVLIGEGIAALIELVGRLQRDPAIDTPRWVAGIAGVATLTNGQTQLTRVGVLPPDPRLIGHPAWDLVDVERYRAMWLERHGYFSLNMAASRGCPFRCNWCAKPIWGNHYNQRSASDVAAEMTYLKRTFQPDHIWLADDIFGFRVDWVGEFAGHLADADGSVPFTIQTRADLISERMAAALEHAGCAEAWIGAESGSQRVLDAMNKGTRVADLIAARARLGEHGIRVGFFIQLGYQGEQLVDLLATRELITQAVPDDIGVSVSYPLPGTKFYEQVKAQLGAKTHWQDSGDLAMMFRGAYDSDFYRHVRDLLHEQVVLQQSKAAQSPPQHREARAAFEARWAALIADERAHRSEDATAPAPATTPDHAEPARHAATAQHR
- a CDS encoding nucleotidyltransferase family protein, producing MLPPLNIVKAGLRRTTEALAVELALSRPGGATPPWSELEWQLAAAVAAAHGVSPLLSQCSTWQRPSWRRFLDSQREHVELRHRRIVTLLQRIDAAARAAGLAVVPLKGSALHALGLYAPGERPMADIDLLVRESDAAATIALLQELGYVESFVQWKHRVFKPAEGAPVPGLGEHRDTPVNIELHTRIQERLPVSTVDITGRIHPRVPQAGLNDYPSTGALMSHLLLHAAGNICGRSLRLLHLHDISLLATRMVAADWDVLWEAAEPPWWALPPLRLVARYYRNAVPDAVFARLERDCPRLLRTVSRRQTLTRVSCSELWLHALPGIEWSRSVGEVGRYVRNRVRPTEEAIRERADMVRTQLWLQDQSWVTTNHVRRILTWLTRPVPRMDTLYAVRAALDSATPAP
- a CDS encoding bifunctional 2-polyprenyl-6-hydroxyphenol methylase/3-demethylubiquinol 3-O-methyltransferase UbiG, with product MTDARRWDLRLRCPRCGNAIDALDCAACGFSIAMDDGIAHALLPESAARLARFIADYERIRTSEGRGSESEAFYLALPYRDTTARDREQWRMRARSYDYIVRHLLAGSRVLDLGAGNGWMSYRLALAGYQPVAVDLLTNDRDGLGAARHYRTRLRTLFPRFQAEMRHLPFADAQFDVAVFNASFHYAEDAEACLREALRCVKVGGMLIIADTPWYARDESGRQMLAERREFFLRRHGVAADAIASLGYLTDERLRHMADALSIRWEVHRPWYGPRWALRPLIAKLRGRREPSRFRLYVARKPG